In Gloeocapsa sp. PCC 73106, a genomic segment contains:
- a CDS encoding Uma2 family endonuclease: MVTLNLKPVIHLNQEQFKQLVVANPDAFLELTSIGELVVMSPTGGETGDRNDEISFQLRAWNKQTQLGKTFNSSTGFALPNGATRSPDASWVSLSRWNQLTPNERQSFPPLCPDLVIELRSPSDNLKDLRDKMQEYINNGANLGWLLDPMRKVVEIYRPGQPVEILQNPTQLSGENVLSGFVLNLEEIL; encoded by the coding sequence ATGGTCACGCTGAACCTAAAACCTGTCATTCATTTGAATCAAGAACAATTTAAACAACTTGTAGTAGCTAATCCTGATGCTTTTCTGGAGCTTACTTCAATTGGAGAATTAGTAGTTATGTCCCCCACTGGAGGCGAAACAGGCGATCGCAATGATGAAATTAGTTTCCAACTAAGAGCTTGGAATAAACAAACTCAATTGGGCAAAACGTTCAATTCCTCAACGGGTTTTGCTCTACCCAATGGAGCGACGAGATCTCCTGACGCATCTTGGGTAAGTTTATCTCGATGGAATCAGTTGACTCCAAATGAACGTCAATCATTCCCTCCTTTATGTCCCGATTTGGTTATCGAACTACGATCTCCCTCTGACAACCTCAAAGATTTGCGCGACAAAATGCAAGAATACATTAATAACGGAGCTAACCTAGGATGGTTGCTCGATCCAATGAGAAAGGTTGTCGAAATTTATCGACCTGGACAACCAGTTGAAATTTTACAAAATCCAACTCAATTATCCGGTGAAAATGTTCTGTCTGGTTTCGTCCTTAATCTAGAAGAAATTCTCTGA
- a CDS encoding toxin-antitoxin system HicB family antitoxin → MSQLTVRLPDSLHQQLLALAKKEGVSLNQCIVYILTRQVGSNYAFQAGLDPYVQDVQEQSQAFDQLVTNLGVATPDQIAEVLSGREIVEPESVLTADILKKMQEKLRWTS, encoded by the coding sequence ATGAGTCAATTAACAGTGAGACTACCAGATTCCTTGCACCAACAACTACTAGCCCTAGCTAAAAAAGAAGGGGTTTCTCTCAATCAGTGCATTGTTTACATTTTGACTCGTCAAGTTGGCTCTAACTACGCATTTCAGGCAGGTTTAGACCCATATGTGCAAGATGTGCAAGAGCAAAGTCAAGCCTTTGACCAGCTAGTCACTAACCTAGGAGTTGCTACCCCTGACCAGATAGCAGAGGTTTTATCCGGTCGGGAAATAGTTGAACCTGAATCTGTTCTCACCGCTGACATCCTCAAGAAAATGCAGGAAAAGCTTCGTTGGACTTCCTGA